In Aliidongia dinghuensis, the following proteins share a genomic window:
- a CDS encoding TonB-dependent receptor plug domain-containing protein produces MPSFLRRLDRGTLGAAAASALLASWTSVGWANDAPPLSTANLSGLSLEELGNIDITSVSKKAEPLSDAPAAVYVITHDDIIRSGAMTIPEMLRLAPNLQVAQISAQSYAISARGFNSVDADKLLVLIDGRSVYTPLYGGVLWDEQDVLPQNVERIEVISGPGATLWGANAVNGVINIITRKSEDTQGGSLTLQLGNRDDRASLQYGGTLEPDLSYRVYVEGFSTRSDKLSTGENANDGWSKSQGGVRLDWTPANDRVTVEGDYYRGTEEVTRTLDTAISGGDLQATWQHRLADGSQLQLFGYYDGTNRSVGSTLGYSLNTYDLEAQHSFTLGERHDIVWGGGLRVYQDQFNAATGALAFVPSRRVQSLSDIFAQDTIALTERLKLTVGMKLEDDPYSGWAPLPSGRLSWKADDGVLLWSAVSRAVRAPTRFDRDLLAVEVPGVLLLTGNHDFQSEKLTAYEVGTRVQPTSTTSFSVSGFYNVYDDLRSVEFVQSNGLPLITAWGNMMEGETYGVEIWGDYRPTPWWRLSAGFNVLHEALHFKAGASRLNNLGEAGNDPHHQASVRSSIDLGDDITWDLDLRQIGALPNSPVPSYFELNAKIAWRVSQAVELSLSGLNLLHAHHLEYVQPGATIGAEVERTVYAGATWHF; encoded by the coding sequence GCCGCGGCGGCGTCGGCTTTGCTGGCATCTTGGACGTCCGTCGGTTGGGCGAACGACGCCCCGCCGCTCTCGACGGCGAACCTGAGCGGCCTTTCGCTCGAGGAACTGGGCAACATCGACATCACCTCGGTCTCCAAGAAGGCGGAGCCGCTCAGCGACGCGCCGGCGGCGGTCTACGTCATTACCCACGACGACATCATCCGCTCCGGCGCCATGACCATTCCGGAAATGCTGCGCCTGGCGCCGAACCTGCAGGTGGCGCAGATCAGCGCGCAGAGCTATGCGATCTCGGCGCGCGGCTTCAACAGCGTCGACGCCGACAAGCTGCTGGTGCTGATCGACGGCCGCAGCGTCTACACCCCGCTCTACGGCGGGGTGCTGTGGGACGAGCAGGACGTGCTGCCGCAGAATGTGGAGCGCATCGAGGTGATCAGCGGGCCGGGGGCGACGCTCTGGGGCGCCAATGCGGTGAACGGCGTCATCAACATCATCACCCGGAAATCGGAGGACACGCAGGGCGGCAGTCTCACGCTTCAGCTCGGCAACCGGGACGATCGCGCGAGCCTGCAATACGGCGGGACCCTGGAGCCTGACCTCAGCTACCGGGTCTATGTCGAGGGTTTCTCGACCCGCAGCGACAAGCTTTCGACCGGCGAGAACGCCAACGACGGCTGGTCGAAGTCGCAAGGCGGCGTTCGGCTGGACTGGACGCCGGCCAACGACCGCGTGACCGTCGAGGGCGACTACTATCGCGGGACCGAGGAGGTGACCCGGACCCTCGACACGGCCATCTCCGGCGGCGACCTGCAGGCCACCTGGCAGCATCGGCTCGCCGACGGCTCCCAGCTGCAGCTCTTCGGCTACTATGACGGGACGAACCGCTCCGTGGGCAGTACCCTCGGCTATTCGCTCAACACCTACGACCTCGAGGCGCAGCACAGCTTTACGCTCGGCGAGCGGCACGACATCGTGTGGGGCGGCGGCTTGCGGGTTTATCAGGACCAGTTCAACGCCGCGACCGGCGCTCTGGCCTTTGTGCCCTCCCGGCGCGTCCAGTCGCTCTCCGACATTTTTGCGCAAGACACGATCGCGCTGACGGAGCGGCTCAAGCTGACGGTCGGCATGAAGCTCGAGGACGACCCCTATTCGGGCTGGGCGCCGCTGCCGAGCGGGCGGCTGTCGTGGAAGGCGGACGACGGCGTGCTGCTATGGTCGGCAGTTTCACGCGCGGTCCGGGCGCCGACCCGGTTCGATCGGGACCTGCTCGCGGTCGAAGTGCCCGGCGTGCTGCTGCTGACCGGCAATCACGATTTCCAGTCGGAGAAACTGACGGCGTACGAAGTCGGCACCCGGGTCCAGCCGACCAGCACGACGTCCTTCTCCGTTTCCGGCTTCTACAACGTCTACGACGATCTCCGCAGCGTCGAATTTGTGCAGAGCAACGGCCTGCCGTTGATCACGGCCTGGGGCAACATGATGGAGGGTGAGACCTACGGCGTCGAGATCTGGGGCGACTATCGGCCGACGCCCTGGTGGCGGCTCAGCGCCGGGTTCAACGTGCTGCATGAGGCGCTGCATTTCAAGGCCGGCGCCAGCAGACTGAACAATCTTGGCGAGGCCGGCAACGACCCGCATCACCAGGCGTCGGTACGGTCGTCGATTGACCTCGGCGACGACATTACCTGGGATCTCGACCTGCGTCAGATCGGCGCGCTGCCCAACTCGCCCGTGCCGAGCTATTTCGAGCTGAATGCCAAGATCGCCTGGCGCGTGTCGCAGGCCGTGGAATTGTCGCTTTCCGGCCTCAACCTGCTGCATGCGCATCATCTCGAGTACGTGCAGCCCGGTGCCACGATCGGCGCCGAGGTGGAACGGACGGTCTATGCCGGCGCGACCTGGCATTTCTGA
- a CDS encoding type 1 glutamine amidotransferase domain-containing protein has product MKILMVLTSHDELGNTGRKTGFWLEELAAPYYVFKDAGAEIVLASPKGGQPPLDPKSNEPSFQTELTHRFEADAGAKAQLASTVRLDSVKPQNFDTVFYPGGHGPMWDLAEDPNSIKLIEGFLAAHKPVALVCHAPGVLRHVKTPAGRPLVEGKNVTGFTNTEEEAVGLTHVVPFLVEDELRSKGGHFSKTEDWGVHVVTDGLLITGQNPASSGPAATELLGLLAKLSR; this is encoded by the coding sequence ATGAAAATCCTGATGGTCCTGACTTCCCACGACGAGCTCGGCAACACCGGGCGCAAGACCGGCTTCTGGCTCGAGGAGCTTGCAGCACCGTACTACGTGTTCAAGGACGCCGGTGCCGAGATCGTGCTCGCGTCGCCGAAGGGCGGCCAGCCGCCGCTCGATCCGAAGAGCAACGAGCCGAGCTTCCAGACCGAGCTGACACACCGCTTCGAGGCCGATGCCGGCGCCAAGGCGCAGCTTGCGTCGACGGTCCGCCTCGACAGCGTCAAGCCGCAGAACTTCGACACCGTGTTCTATCCCGGCGGTCACGGCCCGATGTGGGACCTGGCTGAGGACCCGAACTCGATCAAGCTGATCGAGGGCTTTCTTGCCGCTCACAAGCCCGTAGCCCTGGTCTGCCACGCGCCGGGCGTGCTGCGCCATGTAAAGACGCCGGCCGGCCGGCCGCTGGTCGAGGGCAAGAACGTCACCGGCTTCACCAATACCGAGGAAGAAGCCGTAGGCCTGACCCATGTGGTACCGTTTCTGGTCGAGGATGAGCTGAGGTCGAAGGGCGGCCATTTCTCGAAGACCGAGGACTGGGGCGTCCATGTGGTCACGGACGGCCTGCTCATCACCGGGCAGAACCCGGCTTCGTCGGGCCCAGCCGCGACGGAGCTTCTGGGACTGTTGGCGAAGCTCAGCCGATAG
- a CDS encoding TetR/AcrR family transcriptional regulator → MATSRTSEITSPAAALTEAAPAPQGRPRSRAVDDAILRAAMELFFEHGVQGASIEKIAKRAGVAKTSIYRRWSSREVLLAQAIEVFRSTIGPSVEVMDRTPPDMFLALLIDACGAIARPQVRKLLTRLIGSIADCPSLMAVYRENYLLPRRNAFVRALVRMREAGLVPAASDPELLADMLIGALVQRVVITPSTGDTPEALRGYLIRLLRQAGVELPDKATGA, encoded by the coding sequence ATGGCGACTTCGAGAACGAGCGAGATCACGTCTCCGGCCGCGGCTTTAACGGAAGCGGCCCCCGCACCCCAGGGGCGGCCGCGCAGCCGTGCCGTCGACGACGCGATTTTGCGCGCCGCCATGGAGCTCTTCTTCGAGCACGGCGTTCAGGGCGCCAGCATTGAGAAGATCGCCAAGCGTGCAGGTGTGGCGAAGACCAGCATCTACCGGCGCTGGTCGAGCCGGGAGGTGCTGCTGGCGCAAGCGATCGAGGTCTTTCGCAGCACGATCGGCCCCTCGGTCGAGGTCATGGACAGGACGCCGCCCGATATGTTCCTTGCCCTGCTCATCGATGCGTGCGGCGCGATCGCGCGGCCACAGGTGCGCAAGCTATTGACCCGGCTGATCGGCTCGATCGCCGATTGCCCGAGCCTGATGGCGGTCTATCGCGAGAATTATCTTCTGCCGCGCCGCAACGCCTTCGTTCGGGCGCTCGTCCGCATGCGCGAGGCCGGCCTGGTGCCTGCCGCCTCGGACCCGGAGCTGCTCGCCGACATGCTGATCGGCGCACTCGTCCAGCGCGTCGTGATCACCCCCTCGACCGGCGATACGCCCGAGGCTTTGCGCGGTTACCTGATCCGGTTGCTGCGCCAGGCGGGCGTCGAACTGCCCGACAAGGCGACAGGCGCATAG
- a CDS encoding HlyD family secretion protein, producing MRWIIILIVFGAAAATLWWSEQRASEAPAWQGYAEADYVKVGPVFEGQLTRVSVARGDAVAAGEALFQQDPMAELAQRDQAARQLGQAEQQLANLEAASKPTEILQAEANLADARATLTRSKADLERSETLLRGGHSTQQTVDQLRAAYLSAEARVRATDAALEQAQAPMGREAEIKAQRAAVDAARAALAMAEWRLEQRSVAAPVAGRVADVLARPGETMAAGAPVVSLLPPQNIFIRFFVPESAVGGLHRGDAVAFACDGCPPDLVGTISFIAPQAEYTPPVIYSEASRTKLVFLIEARPRPAQAASLNPGQPMEVRPVAPGPQAAGGRK from the coding sequence ATGCGGTGGATCATCATCCTGATCGTCTTCGGCGCGGCCGCTGCGACGCTGTGGTGGTCCGAGCAGCGCGCCTCCGAGGCGCCGGCCTGGCAAGGCTATGCAGAGGCCGACTACGTCAAGGTCGGACCGGTCTTCGAGGGGCAGCTGACCCGGGTTTCGGTGGCGCGCGGCGATGCGGTCGCGGCCGGCGAGGCGCTCTTCCAGCAGGACCCGATGGCGGAGCTTGCGCAGCGGGACCAGGCGGCTCGCCAGCTGGGGCAAGCAGAACAGCAGCTCGCCAATCTCGAGGCCGCGAGCAAACCGACGGAGATCCTCCAGGCCGAAGCCAACCTCGCGGACGCGCGCGCGACGCTCACCCGCAGCAAGGCCGATCTCGAGCGCAGCGAAACCCTGCTACGGGGTGGCCACTCGACACAGCAGACCGTGGATCAGCTGCGTGCCGCCTACCTTTCGGCCGAGGCGAGAGTGCGGGCGACCGACGCGGCTCTCGAGCAGGCGCAGGCACCGATGGGCCGTGAGGCCGAGATCAAGGCGCAACGCGCCGCCGTCGATGCCGCGCGCGCAGCGCTCGCCATGGCGGAGTGGCGGCTGGAACAACGGTCCGTGGCGGCCCCCGTCGCGGGCCGCGTCGCCGACGTTCTGGCACGGCCGGGCGAGACCATGGCGGCGGGCGCCCCCGTGGTGTCGCTCCTGCCGCCGCAAAACATCTTCATCCGTTTCTTCGTCCCGGAGAGTGCCGTCGGCGGTCTCCATCGCGGCGACGCCGTCGCGTTTGCCTGCGACGGCTGCCCGCCTGATCTCGTCGGCACGATCTCGTTCATCGCGCCGCAGGCCGAATACACCCCACCGGTCATCTACAGCGAAGCGTCGCGCACGAAGCTCGTGTTCCTGATCGAGGCCCGGCCGCGGCCGGCGCAGGCGGCAAGCCTCAATCCAGGCCAGCCGATGGAGGTTCGGCCGGTGGCGCCCGGCCCGCAGGCGGCGGGAGGTCGGAAGTGA
- a CDS encoding ABC transporter ATP-binding protein, whose amino-acid sequence MSGFVIDVHGLSKSFGERKVIDGLDLAVASGEICGFLGANGSGKTTTIRLLCGLLTPDGGHGTCLGLDVVKDAPLIRRKVGYMTQRFSLYEDLTVAENLEFVASVYEMPDRRRAVERIITRMGLEDRAGQLAGQLSGGWKQRLALAASVLHEPQLLLLDEPTAGVDAQARREFWDLIHDMAGEGLTTLVSTHYMDEAERCKRIVYLSNGQILVQGAPDEVARQAGLVTFEATGAEIDEAARRLRKLPGVEAAAVFGRALHIAGTDRAALERAIAATRSGLAWREVEPRLEDVFIHLLSPTERQP is encoded by the coding sequence GTGAGCGGCTTCGTCATCGACGTGCACGGGCTCAGCAAGAGTTTCGGCGAGCGCAAGGTCATCGACGGCCTCGACCTCGCCGTTGCGTCCGGTGAGATTTGCGGCTTCCTCGGCGCCAACGGCAGCGGCAAGACGACGACGATCCGCCTGCTGTGCGGGCTGCTGACGCCTGACGGCGGCCATGGCACCTGCCTCGGGCTCGACGTCGTCAAGGACGCGCCGCTTATCCGCCGCAAGGTCGGCTACATGACGCAGCGCTTCAGCCTCTACGAGGATCTGACCGTCGCCGAAAATCTCGAGTTCGTCGCCAGCGTCTACGAGATGCCGGACCGCCGCCGCGCGGTCGAACGCATCATTACGCGGATGGGTCTCGAGGATCGCGCGGGCCAACTGGCAGGGCAATTGTCGGGCGGCTGGAAGCAACGCCTGGCACTCGCGGCGAGCGTGCTCCACGAGCCGCAACTGTTGCTGCTCGACGAGCCGACCGCCGGCGTCGATGCCCAGGCGCGCCGGGAATTCTGGGATCTCATCCACGACATGGCGGGTGAGGGCCTGACCACGCTGGTGTCGACCCACTACATGGACGAGGCCGAGCGCTGCAAGCGCATCGTCTATCTGTCGAATGGCCAGATCCTCGTGCAGGGTGCCCCGGACGAGGTCGCCCGCCAGGCCGGCCTCGTGACATTCGAGGCGACCGGCGCCGAGATCGACGAAGCGGCGCGCCGCCTGCGCAAGCTGCCCGGGGTCGAGGCGGCCGCCGTGTTCGGCCGCGCGCTCCACATTGCCGGCACCGATCGCGCGGCGCTCGAGCGCGCCATCGCCGCGACGCGCAGCGGTCTCGCCTGGCGCGAGGTCGAACCCCGGCTCGAAGACGTCTTCATCCATCTGCTGAGCCCAACGGAGCGCCAGCCATGA
- a CDS encoding ABC transporter permease produces the protein MTGFSWRRFLAVLRKEWIQVRRDPMTLRLIIALPVMQLFLFGYAINADPKHLPTGLLSADHSRYERTIIAALENTGYYVIRPMASEAAAEQALAEGDVYFVINIPPNFERSIDRGEVPSILVDADGTDPSAIGNATAALDTLVTVLDRDLPPVLRSEPAPPPFRFTIHARYNPERLTVLNIVPGLLCIVLTFSTLIVTTLSITRERERGTMENLLAMPVRPVEVMVAKIVPYIGVGYLQVVLILAISALVFQVPIRGSVGLLAIALGLFIASNLALGFAFSTIATNQMQAMQLAQFTLLPSILLSGFMFPFAGMPVWAQWFGEIFPTTHALRIVRGVLLKGNGAAEILPEIWPIAAFTLVVAAAAIWFYRETLD, from the coding sequence ATGACCGGCTTCTCGTGGCGGCGCTTCCTCGCCGTCCTGCGCAAGGAATGGATCCAGGTGCGGCGCGATCCGATGACGCTGCGCCTCATCATCGCGCTGCCGGTGATGCAGCTCTTCCTCTTCGGCTATGCGATCAACGCCGATCCCAAGCACCTGCCGACCGGCCTGCTGTCGGCCGACCATTCGCGCTATGAGCGCACCATCATCGCAGCGCTCGAGAACACCGGCTATTACGTCATCAGGCCCATGGCGTCCGAAGCCGCGGCTGAGCAGGCGCTCGCCGAAGGCGACGTCTATTTCGTCATCAACATCCCGCCGAATTTCGAGCGGTCGATCGATCGCGGCGAGGTGCCGTCGATCCTGGTCGATGCCGATGGCACCGATCCGTCGGCGATCGGCAACGCAACCGCGGCGCTCGACACTCTTGTCACCGTGCTCGACCGCGACCTGCCGCCAGTGCTGCGCAGCGAGCCGGCGCCGCCGCCGTTCCGGTTCACGATCCATGCCCGGTACAACCCGGAGCGCCTGACCGTCCTCAACATCGTGCCGGGCCTGCTCTGCATCGTCCTCACCTTCTCGACGCTGATCGTCACCACGCTTTCGATCACGCGGGAACGCGAGCGCGGCACGATGGAGAACCTCCTGGCGATGCCGGTCAGGCCGGTTGAGGTGATGGTTGCCAAGATCGTGCCCTATATCGGTGTGGGATATCTCCAGGTCGTGCTGATCCTGGCGATCTCGGCGCTCGTCTTTCAGGTGCCGATCCGCGGCTCGGTCGGGCTGCTCGCCATCGCCCTCGGTCTCTTCATCGCGAGCAATCTGGCGCTGGGATTCGCATTCTCGACCATCGCCACCAATCAGATGCAGGCGATGCAGCTGGCCCAGTTCACCCTGCTGCCGTCGATCCTGCTGTCGGGCTTCATGTTCCCCTTCGCCGGCATGCCGGTATGGGCGCAATGGTTCGGTGAGATCTTCCCGACCACCCATGCGCTGCGCATCGTCCGCGGCGTTCTCCTGAAGGGCAACGGCGCCGCCGAGATCCTGCCGGAGATCTGGCCGATCGCGGCCTTCACCCTCGTGGTCGCGGCCGCCGCGATCTGGTTCTACCGCGAGACGCTCGACTGA
- a CDS encoding CGNR zinc finger domain-containing protein, protein MDHRSPAIFVADALGLDFLNSIATPIDTPVDWIEDGEGYLSWLEQAHLVPAEVLRDMRARALPGELDKVAAQARNLREWFRGFVRQHKGHPLTAEALAELTPLNRLLERDDSFSRIVPRQTTGPGLFELQTVGRWRTPEALLLPIGQALAELVCTEDFTHVKACEGPACTLLFADHTRGHARRWCVMAICGNRAKQAAHRHRQKAHQHGSDGSS, encoded by the coding sequence ATGGACCACCGTTCGCCTGCGATTTTCGTCGCCGATGCGCTCGGACTGGATTTTCTGAATTCGATCGCGACGCCGATCGATACCCCCGTCGACTGGATCGAGGACGGCGAGGGCTATCTAAGCTGGCTCGAGCAGGCGCATCTCGTGCCCGCCGAAGTGCTGAGGGACATGAGGGCACGCGCCCTTCCGGGCGAGCTCGACAAGGTCGCGGCTCAGGCCCGCAACCTGCGCGAATGGTTCCGGGGCTTCGTTCGGCAGCACAAGGGCCACCCTTTGACCGCCGAGGCTCTGGCCGAGCTGACGCCGCTGAACCGCCTGCTGGAGCGCGACGACAGCTTCAGCCGGATCGTGCCCCGGCAGACGACGGGGCCAGGCCTCTTCGAGCTTCAGACGGTCGGCCGGTGGCGCACGCCCGAGGCGCTGCTGCTGCCGATCGGGCAGGCCTTGGCAGAGCTCGTCTGCACCGAGGATTTCACGCACGTGAAAGCCTGCGAAGGCCCGGCCTGCACACTGCTGTTCGCCGACCACACGCGCGGCCATGCGCGGCGGTGGTGCGTCATGGCGATCTGCGGCAACCGCGCGAAACAGGCCGCCCACCGCCATCGGCAAAAGGCGCACCAGCATGGAAGCGACGGTTCAAGCTAG